ATGCTTGAACACCTGCTAATATAAATCCTACTAGAGCTATTAAAGCACCCATTCCTACTGGATCTTTCCAGTTATATTTCTGTGAAGTTAGTATTGTTAAACCTAAATTAAGTACAGTAAGCCCAGAACCCGAGGCTAGTATTAGTGTTGATAAATTAACCCATATTCTTAAACTAATTGGTAATGGCCAAGTTTGTAAGTGATGAACCCATATTAGCATAGATCCAATAGATAATAAGTAAATATTCCATCTAGCCCATTTTTCACTATATAAAGGCCTTCCTGCAAATTGGGGAATATAATAATATAAGGCTCCAAATAATGGGAACGGAACATAGTATACAACTGGATGACCATAGAACCAGAATAAAAGTGCCCATAGTAATGGATTTACTGGAACTCCAGCAAAGAAATGTAAAGTGTACCATAATGTTGACGCTGCTAATGCAGGTAAAGTAATCGCAATTACTATTGCAAACGCAACACCATATGCTGCAAAGATATTAAGCTTTTCATTTGGGGGTTTAGTGGCATAAGTGTCAACTATTAATGTTATATAAGAGGCTGTTTGTAATATGAAGGTTAAAGTTAAGAATAGGTAAGCCATCCCCATTAAGGCTGGAGTAGTGTAAAATAGGAATGCGTGAAATTGACTATTAGATTCTATAGCAAGAGGAGGATACATATACCAGCCCATATCTGGAGATCCAGCTAAAGCTATTGCTAGAAATATGCTAGCTAACCAGAAATATAACGCCATTAATTTAGTGTGAATTACTGATAATTTTGATTTATACATAGCAAATGCTATTATTGCTGCTGGAGCAAATTGCACGAAACCAAATATCCCTGACCATCCATGTATTGTGAGTGCACTATAATATAATTCCCCTACGTTAGGAGAATTTGCAGGGTAAGTTAAATAGGTCCTTAAGTTCATTGCCGCGATTCCAGCTACTGCAAGCCAAACTACGGAACCCAATGTATATAGCCAAACTACACCTAATGTATCTTTAGGAATAATAGTATTCTTTATCTTATCTAATAAGCTCATTGTACCACCTCTAAAGTACCAGTCATATATGATGAAGCATAACCTGCGTATTCAGCATCTCTCCAGGTGTAATTCCCAGGTTGATTAGGAGTTACAAAATATACGTAACTAGGTATACCAGGGACGTTATTTACGTTTATAATCCCATTAGGCAATCTTAGGTAAAATCCAGTTACAACTTGTGGGGAATTTATTATTAGGACTACTGGTTCGCTTTCATTAGCCACTATCACGTTTGGTATCCATTTGTATTGAATTACGGTTAAATTAACAACTAAAATACCATTTACAACCTCTGAATATTGTCCTGCAGGTGGTGGGTGGGATTCGAAATATTTCACAGCTTCTTGTGCTTCTGGCGGTAATCCACTAAAGCAAGGCAATCCATATCTTAAGCTAAAGCTCTTTCCAGTAAGAATATAGTATACATTCCAAGTAAAGAATGTTGCAACGAGTAACAACATAATTATAAACCAAATTTCCTCTGCATGCTCCTTAATATCCATACTTTACACCTAAATTTTATCATCTCTATTAAAGCTTATAAATCTATTTTCATTATTTTTGGAAATTTAATAAGTTAAACTCTGTTAAAGTTGAGTTATTGAAAATGAGATGTATGTAAAAAGTTTCCTTAATATCATTATGAAGTCCAAAAGACATTTAGAGTAATTTATTATGTATTAGAAATTAACTAAATAAATAATTAAAAATAAGCATAAACCTT
The genomic region above belongs to Saccharolobus caldissimus and contains:
- the soxB gene encoding proton pump complex quinol oxidase subunit SoxB, translating into MSLLDKIKNTIIPKDTLGVVWLYTLGSVVWLAVAGIAAMNLRTYLTYPANSPNVGELYYSALTIHGWSGIFGFVQFAPAAIIAFAMYKSKLSVIHTKLMALYFWLASIFLAIALAGSPDMGWYMYPPLAIESNSQFHAFLFYTTPALMGMAYLFLTLTFILQTASYITLIVDTYATKPPNEKLNIFAAYGVAFAIVIAITLPALAASTLWYTLHFFAGVPVNPLLWALLFWFYGHPVVYYVPFPLFGALYYYIPQFAGRPLYSEKWARWNIYLLSIGSMLIWVHHLQTWPLPISLRIWVNLSTLILASGSGLTVLNLGLTILTSQKYNWKDPVGMGALIALVGFILAGVQALVLPENSINPIFHNTYYVVGHFHLMIWTLIVMGFTTVFLDMLKTTFTGFNFSEQASKWMRIGMIWWTAPFLGVGYTMSVAGYLGLLRRMIAYPTFFQPFNFIESFLAEIGIPGLLITLSIGIFDVLAYASKQTVFSQPPPSSSLPLTLAKAEEGVKKNG
- the soxA gene encoding proton pump complex quinol oxidase subunit SoxA; this encodes MDIKEHAEEIWFIIMLLLVATFFTWNVYYILTGKSFSLRYGLPCFSGLPPEAQEAVKYFESHPPPAGQYSEVVNGILVVNLTVIQYKWIPNVIVANESEPVVLIINSPQVVTGFYLRLPNGIINVNNVPGIPSYVYFVTPNQPGNYTWRDAEYAGYASSYMTGTLEVVQ